In one Lysobacter alkalisoli genomic region, the following are encoded:
- a CDS encoding aminodeoxychorismate synthase component I gives MLLTRQLAPGLDLLALHRTDPARYPLLLESSAHGTAQGRWDMLLVGRGEGLWLGTDGTTRDSGGRVLGNDFLSALDCAWAAERVPRDEPRWPFRGGWALLLGYELAAQVEPILRLPEADGCIPAAVALRCPAAVLRDHVSGECVAVAEAGHADLLTSIHADCDPAGRMAPLPAWHPPTEVDEDVPQRYLDGVTRVLEYLRAGDVFQVNLSRGWRARFDRVLDPAALFQRLREHNPAPFAGIFSTGQGSVVSASPERLVSVRGEVVETRPIAGTRPRMAGDNDVERIRELVGHPKERAEHVMLIDLERNDLGRVCTPGSVEVDELMTVESYAHVHHIVSNVRGRLRDDATPGQVIRAVFPGGTITGCPKVRCMQIIAELEAVGRGAYTGAMGWLNRDGDLDLNILIRSAEVEGDLLRFRTGAGIVADSDPQHELGETRAKARGMLRALGVDG, from the coding sequence ATGCTCCTGACCCGCCAACTCGCTCCCGGCCTCGATCTGCTGGCCCTGCACCGCACCGACCCGGCGCGCTATCCGCTGCTGCTCGAATCCAGCGCCCACGGCACCGCGCAGGGGCGCTGGGACATGCTGCTGGTCGGGCGTGGCGAGGGACTGTGGCTCGGAACCGATGGTACGACCCGCGACAGCGGTGGGCGCGTGCTTGGAAATGACTTCCTGTCCGCGCTGGATTGTGCCTGGGCGGCCGAGCGGGTCCCGCGCGACGAACCGCGCTGGCCGTTCCGTGGCGGTTGGGCGCTGCTGCTCGGATACGAGCTGGCTGCGCAGGTGGAACCGATCTTGCGGCTGCCGGAAGCCGACGGCTGCATTCCGGCGGCCGTGGCGCTGCGTTGCCCGGCTGCGGTGCTGCGCGATCATGTCAGTGGCGAATGCGTGGCCGTCGCCGAGGCCGGGCATGCGGATCTGCTCACGAGCATCCATGCCGACTGCGATCCGGCCGGGCGAATGGCTCCGCTGCCCGCCTGGCACCCACCGACCGAGGTCGACGAGGACGTCCCGCAGCGCTACCTCGATGGCGTTACCCGGGTGCTGGAGTACCTGCGCGCCGGTGACGTGTTCCAGGTCAACCTGTCGCGGGGCTGGCGGGCGCGCTTCGATCGCGTGCTCGATCCGGCCGCACTGTTCCAGCGCCTGCGCGAGCACAACCCGGCGCCATTCGCCGGCATCTTCTCGACCGGGCAGGGTAGTGTGGTCAGCGCCTCGCCGGAACGGCTGGTGTCGGTACGCGGCGAGGTGGTCGAGACCCGCCCGATCGCCGGTACCCGGCCGCGCATGGCCGGCGACAACGATGTCGAACGCATCCGCGAACTGGTCGGCCACCCCAAGGAGCGCGCCGAGCACGTGATGCTGATCGATCTGGAGCGCAACGACCTGGGGCGTGTCTGCACGCCGGGCAGTGTCGAGGTCGACGAGCTGATGACGGTCGAGAGCTACGCCCACGTCCACCATATCGTCAGCAACGTGCGCGGCCGCCTGCGCGACGATGCGACGCCGGGACAGGTGATTCGCGCGGTGTTCCCGGGCGGCACCATCACCGGTTGCCCCAAGGTGCGCTGCATGCAGATCATCGCCGAGCTGGAAGCGGTCGGGCGGGGCGCCTATACCGGAGCGATGGGCTGGCTCAACCGCGACGGTGATCTCGACCTCAACATCCTGATCCGCAGTGCCGAGGTCGAAGGTGACCTCCTGCGCTTCCGTACCGGTGCCGGCATCGTCGCCGACTCCGATCCGCAGCACGAACTCGGCGAGACCCGTGCCAAGGCACGCGGGATGTTGCGGGCACTGGGAGTGGATGGATGA
- a CDS encoding sigma-E factor negative regulatory protein: MQTNPPLNSSSPSRDDRETLCALFDGELDAAAARFAHRRLEHDLQWREACGRWQLAGDVLRRQASGVAPMGFADRIARALKAEADEAAHPAVASAGGAMRSTALRRRWIPGAALAASVAVAALLVTRPADNPDATPTSLTTVSGSEALPVMPEQTGQASVEALLADSAETATPPGDPVPVEVAVAAAATAVAAADPARRSSERASRNQVSRRTPRGSEASAPMTTAEDLAAPIVEAVASLPVPENAANPFAAAAVAGDADAAESRPWPRAVLPGYGERSGYSVGYGQMEPVSPSFYPFEPRTSEPEIRPPTDESSAATPPER; the protein is encoded by the coding sequence ATGCAGACGAATCCGCCTCTCAACTCCTCCAGTCCGTCCCGCGACGATCGCGAGACGTTGTGCGCCCTGTTCGATGGAGAACTGGACGCCGCTGCTGCCCGTTTCGCCCATCGCCGGCTCGAACACGACCTGCAATGGCGTGAGGCCTGTGGCCGCTGGCAGCTGGCGGGGGATGTGCTGCGCCGCCAGGCCAGCGGCGTCGCGCCGATGGGTTTTGCCGACCGTATCGCCCGGGCGCTGAAGGCCGAAGCCGACGAGGCCGCGCATCCTGCCGTGGCGTCTGCCGGCGGAGCCATGCGTTCGACAGCCCTGCGCCGGCGCTGGATTCCGGGTGCGGCGCTGGCCGCTTCGGTAGCGGTGGCCGCGCTGCTCGTCACCCGCCCGGCGGACAACCCCGATGCCACGCCGACGTCCCTGACGACCGTCTCCGGCTCGGAAGCATTGCCGGTCATGCCTGAGCAGACCGGTCAGGCATCGGTCGAAGCGCTGCTGGCCGACTCCGCTGAGACCGCGACGCCCCCGGGTGACCCGGTCCCGGTTGAGGTCGCCGTTGCCGCGGCGGCGACCGCCGTGGCTGCTGCCGATCCCGCCCGCCGCAGCAGCGAGCGGGCCTCGCGCAACCAGGTGTCCCGGCGAACCCCACGCGGCAGTGAGGCCAGCGCGCCGATGACGACCGCCGAAGACCTTGCAGCGCCCATCGTGGAGGCGGTGGCCTCGTTGCCGGTACCGGAGAACGCAGCCAATCCATTTGCCGCCGCCGCGGTGGCCGGTGACGCCGACGCGGCGGAATCCAGGCCGTGGCCGCGAGCGGTGTTGCCGGGGTACGGCGAGCGCAGCGGCTATTCCGTCGGCTACGGCCAGATGGAGCCGGTGTCGCCGTCGTTCTACCCGTTTGAACCACGCACGTCCGAACCGGAAATCCGCCCGCCCACCGATGAGTCGTCCGCGGCGACGCCTCCCGAGCGCTGA
- a CDS encoding DNA polymerase III subunit delta': MGDSIPAFAPWQQRIYTQVAAALDAGRLGHGLLFCGPAQLGKRAVAERLARRVLCLQPAGDGEPCGTCRACTLFDQRHQREYEETRPDGRLAHPFGRSSHPDALFVGHALNEKARPPKMRSEIVIEQIRGLSAQLALTPQYGDARVAILDPADAINTAASNALLKTLEEPVPGRYLWLVSAFPARLPATIRSRCQRIEFRLPPCDEALAWLLAQGHGEDDAGDALEAARGHPGLAHEWLEGDGLGLRREVADDLRELEGGRASPVETAQRWAADDQTELRLRHAADLAVFEASRLTDPARTRSLATWFDKANRTRDLLRTTVRADLAIVELLMAWRAGLRQR, translated from the coding sequence ATGGGTGATTCGATTCCCGCCTTTGCCCCCTGGCAGCAGCGCATCTACACCCAGGTCGCCGCCGCACTCGATGCCGGCCGGCTCGGTCACGGCCTGCTGTTCTGCGGGCCTGCGCAACTCGGCAAGCGCGCGGTTGCAGAACGTCTTGCGCGGCGGGTGCTGTGTCTGCAGCCGGCTGGCGATGGCGAACCCTGTGGCACCTGCCGGGCCTGCACGCTGTTCGACCAGCGCCACCAGCGCGAATACGAGGAAACCCGGCCCGACGGCCGGCTCGCCCACCCGTTCGGCCGCAGTAGCCACCCCGATGCCCTGTTTGTCGGCCATGCACTGAACGAGAAGGCGCGACCGCCGAAGATGCGCAGCGAGATCGTGATCGAACAGATCCGCGGCCTTTCCGCGCAGTTGGCGCTGACCCCGCAATATGGAGACGCACGGGTGGCGATCCTCGATCCGGCCGACGCCATCAACACCGCCGCCAGCAACGCCCTGCTCAAGACCCTTGAAGAGCCGGTTCCCGGCCGCTACCTGTGGCTGGTCAGCGCCTTCCCGGCGCGGCTGCCAGCGACCATCCGCAGCCGCTGCCAGCGTATCGAATTCCGCCTGCCGCCTTGCGACGAGGCGCTGGCCTGGCTGTTGGCGCAGGGGCATGGCGAGGACGACGCCGGCGATGCGCTGGAGGCCGCGCGCGGCCATCCCGGCCTGGCCCATGAGTGGCTCGAAGGTGATGGCCTCGGCCTGCGCCGCGAAGTTGCCGACGACTTGCGCGAGCTCGAGGGCGGGCGGGCTTCGCCGGTTGAGACCGCGCAGCGCTGGGCCGCCGACGACCAGACCGAGTTGCGCCTGCGCCATGCCGCCGACCTGGCCGTGTTCGAGGCTTCGCGCTTGACCGACCCGGCGCGCACGCGCAGTCTGGCCACCTGGTTCGACAAGGCCAACCGGACCCGCGACCTGCTTCGCACGACAGTGCGCGCGGATCTTGCGATAGTGGAGTTGTTGATGGCCTGGCGGGCCGGCCTCAGGCAACGCTAG
- a CDS encoding PilZ domain-containing protein, with the protein MSSAGARQGILTMAIKDKAQLYSAYMPFIRSGGLFVTTPKRYFIGDEVFLLITLPESNERMPVAGKVVWVTPVGAQGSRPAGIGVQFNDTAEGEAVKGKIEALLAGQLSSDRPTHTM; encoded by the coding sequence ATGAGCAGTGCAGGCGCGCGGCAGGGCATCCTGACCATGGCGATCAAGGACAAGGCGCAGCTGTACAGCGCCTACATGCCGTTCATCCGCAGCGGCGGTTTGTTCGTGACCACGCCCAAGCGCTATTTCATCGGCGACGAGGTGTTCCTGTTGATCACCCTGCCCGAATCCAACGAGCGCATGCCGGTCGCCGGCAAGGTGGTCTGGGTCACTCCGGTCGGTGCACAGGGCAGCCGTCCGGCCGGCATCGGCGTCCAGTTCAACGACACCGCGGAGGGCGAGGCGGTCAAGGGCAAGATCGAGGCCCTGCTCGCTGGCCAGCTGAGCAGCGACCGGCCGACGCACACGATGTGA
- a CDS encoding 3-hydroxyacyl-CoA dehydrogenase NAD-binding domain-containing protein: MIAGLDGLRFQHWQTSLREDGVLVLSFDRAESSVNTFAQDVLIELDSLLERLAMDPPKGVVLASAKASGFIAGADIKEFATFGENDMVGDAIRRGQQVFQRLAELPCSTVAAIHGFCMGGGTEISLACDYRVASTDASTRIGLPEVKLGIFPGWGGSVRLPRLVGAPAAFDMMLTGRSLSAKAARAIGLVDKVVEAPLLEDEAAKLALRGTTRPFKQRFLGWATNTWPVRQALAPVLTKQVARKARREHYPAPYALIDTWKRAGGGTQSQLAAERKGVVKVSATPTARNLIRVFFLQERLKSQGGKDHGISKVHVVGAGVMGGDIAAWSAYKGFEVTVQDREQRFIDGALSRGRALFEKKVKDESKREQANARLRGDLNGDGVPDADLVIEAIIENPGAKRELYADLEPRMKADALLTTNTSSIPLTELRGHIQRPAQFAGLHYFNPVALMPLVEIIHHDGMAEATQQRLAAFCKAIGKLPVPVAGSPGFLVNRVLFPYMLEAATAYAEGIPGPAIDKAAVKFGMPMGPIELIDTVGLDVAAGVGAELAPFLGLEVPSSLGNVESGKRGKKDGQGLYKWAEGKPVKPELPKDYKAPADLEDRLILPLLNEAVACLHEGVVSDAELLDAGVIFGTGFAPFRGGPIQHIRETGADKLLEKLKALQARHGDRFAPRPGWDNPALHG; this comes from the coding sequence ATGATCGCTGGCCTCGACGGTCTTCGCTTCCAGCACTGGCAGACCTCGCTGCGCGAGGACGGAGTCCTTGTGCTCTCCTTCGACCGGGCGGAGTCCTCGGTCAACACCTTCGCCCAGGACGTGCTGATCGAGCTCGACAGCCTGCTCGAACGCCTGGCCATGGACCCGCCGAAAGGCGTGGTGCTGGCTTCGGCCAAGGCCAGCGGCTTCATTGCCGGCGCCGACATCAAGGAGTTCGCGACCTTCGGCGAGAACGACATGGTCGGCGACGCGATCCGTCGCGGCCAGCAGGTGTTCCAGCGCCTGGCCGAACTGCCCTGCTCCACGGTGGCCGCGATCCACGGCTTCTGCATGGGTGGCGGCACCGAGATCTCGTTGGCCTGCGACTACCGCGTCGCCAGCACGGACGCCTCGACCCGGATCGGCCTGCCCGAGGTCAAGCTCGGCATCTTTCCCGGCTGGGGCGGCAGCGTGCGTCTGCCGCGCCTGGTCGGCGCACCCGCCGCGTTCGACATGATGCTGACCGGGCGCAGCCTGTCGGCCAAGGCAGCGCGTGCAATCGGCCTGGTCGACAAGGTCGTGGAGGCACCGCTGCTGGAGGACGAGGCCGCCAAACTGGCCCTGCGCGGGACCACGCGCCCGTTCAAGCAGCGTTTCCTCGGCTGGGCCACCAACACCTGGCCGGTACGGCAGGCACTGGCGCCGGTGCTGACCAAACAGGTCGCACGCAAGGCTCGCCGCGAGCACTACCCCGCCCCGTACGCGCTGATCGACACCTGGAAGCGCGCCGGCGGCGGCACCCAGAGCCAGCTCGCTGCCGAACGCAAGGGCGTGGTCAAGGTTTCGGCGACGCCCACCGCACGCAACCTGATCCGGGTGTTCTTCCTGCAGGAGCGGCTGAAGTCACAGGGCGGCAAGGACCATGGCATCTCGAAGGTCCACGTGGTCGGCGCCGGCGTGATGGGCGGCGACATCGCCGCGTGGTCGGCCTACAAGGGCTTCGAGGTGACCGTGCAGGATCGCGAGCAGCGCTTCATCGACGGCGCCCTGTCCCGTGGCCGCGCGCTGTTCGAGAAGAAGGTCAAGGATGAATCGAAGCGCGAACAGGCCAACGCACGCCTGCGCGGCGACCTCAACGGCGATGGCGTGCCCGACGCCGATCTGGTGATCGAGGCGATCATCGAGAACCCCGGAGCCAAGCGCGAGCTGTACGCCGACCTGGAGCCGCGGATGAAGGCCGACGCGCTGCTGACCACCAACACCTCGTCGATCCCGCTGACCGAACTGCGCGGACACATCCAGCGCCCGGCGCAGTTCGCCGGGCTGCACTACTTCAACCCGGTGGCACTGATGCCGCTGGTCGAAATCATCCACCACGATGGCATGGCCGAAGCGACCCAGCAGCGGCTGGCCGCGTTCTGCAAGGCCATTGGCAAGTTGCCGGTACCGGTCGCCGGCAGCCCGGGCTTCCTGGTCAACCGGGTGCTGTTCCCGTACATGCTGGAGGCGGCCACGGCCTACGCCGAGGGCATCCCGGGGCCGGCGATCGACAAGGCGGCGGTGAAGTTCGGCATGCCGATGGGGCCGATCGAGCTGATCGACACCGTCGGCCTGGACGTGGCCGCCGGCGTCGGTGCCGAGCTGGCGCCGTTCCTCGGGCTGGAAGTACCGTCATCGCTCGGCAATGTCGAGTCCGGCAAGCGCGGCAAGAAGGACGGCCAGGGCCTCTACAAGTGGGCCGAAGGCAAACCGGTCAAACCGGAACTGCCGAAGGACTACAAGGCACCGGCCGACCTCGAGGACCGCCTGATCCTGCCGCTGCTCAACGAAGCGGTGGCCTGCCTGCACGAGGGCGTGGTCAGCGACGCCGAACTGCTCGACGCCGGGGTGATCTTCGGCACCGGCTTCGCCCCGTTCCGCGGCGGCCCGATCCAGCACATCCGCGAAACCGGCGCCGACAAGCTGCTGGAGAAGCTCAAGGCGCTGCAAGCCCGCCACGGCGACCGGTTCGCGCCGCGGCCGGGATGGGACAACCCCGCATTGCATGGCTGA
- the mltG gene encoding endolytic transglycosylase MltG — MSRKFLRRLGKLVLLLFVVLLIAAAAAGWWGWQRYQAFADTPVDGLQPGAHLLVERGDSLPVVMRKLRELGVREGHEIEWRMLARELGAGGRLQVGEYALAEGMSPREILIAMRDGRVVRYAFTILPGRNMRELRAALARAEPLLHQSADLDDAALMETLGHPGQHPEGRFLPETYHYTRGDSDLDILRRAHSSMQRALDAAWSNRDPGTLLKSPDEMLIMASIVEKETGIAEERPQIAGVFERRLRIGMRLQTDPTVIYGLGATFDGNIRRRDLVTDTPYNTYTRDGLPPTPIAMPGVEALQAVARPADGDALYFVAVGDGSGRHVFSRTLAEHNAAVAQYLRRYRQARAAERAAMQEAPAVGTGPEAP, encoded by the coding sequence GTGAGTCGCAAGTTCCTGCGCCGCCTGGGCAAATTGGTGTTGCTGCTGTTCGTCGTCCTGCTGATCGCCGCGGCCGCGGCCGGGTGGTGGGGCTGGCAGCGCTACCAGGCTTTTGCCGACACTCCGGTGGATGGTCTGCAGCCCGGGGCGCACCTGCTGGTCGAGCGTGGCGACTCGCTGCCGGTGGTGATGCGCAAACTGCGCGAGCTGGGCGTGCGCGAGGGTCACGAGATTGAATGGCGCATGCTGGCCCGTGAACTTGGCGCCGGCGGCCGTCTGCAGGTCGGCGAGTACGCCCTCGCCGAGGGCATGAGCCCGCGCGAAATCCTCATCGCGATGCGCGACGGCAGGGTGGTGCGCTACGCCTTCACGATCCTCCCGGGCCGCAACATGCGCGAACTGCGTGCGGCCCTGGCCCGGGCCGAGCCGCTGCTGCACCAGTCCGCAGACCTGGATGACGCCGCGCTGATGGAAACGCTCGGTCATCCTGGTCAGCACCCGGAGGGCCGCTTCCTGCCGGAGACCTATCACTACACCCGCGGCGACAGCGACCTCGACATCCTGCGTCGCGCGCACTCCTCAATGCAGAGGGCGCTGGACGCGGCATGGAGCAATCGCGATCCCGGGACACTGCTCAAGTCGCCCGACGAGATGCTGATCATGGCCTCGATCGTCGAGAAGGAAACCGGCATCGCCGAGGAGCGGCCGCAGATCGCCGGCGTGTTCGAGCGCCGCCTGCGGATCGGCATGCGGCTGCAGACCGACCCGACCGTGATCTACGGGCTCGGAGCCACCTTCGACGGCAACATCCGCCGCCGCGACCTGGTGACCGACACGCCGTACAACACCTACACCCGCGACGGCCTGCCGCCGACGCCGATCGCAATGCCCGGGGTCGAGGCGCTGCAGGCGGTCGCCCGGCCCGCCGATGGCGATGCGCTGTATTTCGTCGCGGTGGGCGATGGCAGCGGCCGGCACGTGTTCTCGCGGACCCTGGCCGAGCACAACGCCGCCGTCGCGCAATACCTGCGCCGCTACCGGCAGGCACGTGCGGCCGAGCGCGCGGCGATGCAGGAGGCCCCTGCGGTCGGTACCGGGCCGGAGGCGCCATGA
- a CDS encoding GIY-YIG nuclease family protein has product MREVRPCVYILASRMRGTLYTGVTSNLVQRTWQHRNDLVAGFTRRYRVHTLVWYEMHPTMQSAITREKAIKEWRRAWKLELIENTNPEWRDLYPGIL; this is encoded by the coding sequence ATGCGGGAAGTTCGGCCCTGTGTTTACATCCTCGCCAGTCGCATGCGCGGCACGCTCTATACGGGTGTGACATCCAATCTGGTCCAGAGGACCTGGCAGCACCGGAATGATCTGGTTGCGGGTTTCACCCGCCGCTACCGCGTGCACACCCTCGTCTGGTACGAGATGCATCCCACCATGCAATCCGCGATAACCCGCGAAAAAGCCATAAAGGAATGGCGGCGAGCCTGGAAGCTGGAGCTGATTGAGAACACGAACCCCGAGTGGCGTGATCTCTACCCTGGCATCCTGTGA
- the pabC gene encoding aminodeoxychorismate lyase, which yields MSRRILIGDRRVDTIDPADRGLAYGDGLFETMRAHRGAVPWWDAHWARLVRGAGRLRLPVPDPARTKQEAEALLDGRDAVLKLLLTRGAGGRGYAPPESAEPMLVLSVHDLPPASPAEGLSLCWCDIRLAVQPALAGLKHSNRLEQVLARMEWDDPAIHEGLVRSSEGDVVCATAANLFILRDGSWHTPPLDRCGVAGVCRAWAMEALGAVETRLDVTDVETAEAIFLCNAVRGILPVARLGARCWAPHPQISALQARLAVEVPAFAAAFTMERS from the coding sequence ATGAGCCGGCGCATCCTGATCGGTGACCGGCGCGTCGACACGATCGATCCGGCCGATCGCGGCCTCGCCTACGGTGATGGCCTGTTCGAGACCATGCGTGCGCACCGCGGCGCGGTGCCGTGGTGGGATGCGCATTGGGCCCGGCTGGTACGCGGAGCAGGGCGGCTGCGCCTGCCGGTGCCGGACCCGGCGCGGACAAAGCAGGAAGCGGAAGCCTTGCTCGACGGCCGCGACGCCGTGCTCAAGCTGCTGCTGACCCGAGGTGCGGGCGGGCGCGGCTATGCGCCACCGGAGAGCGCCGAACCCATGCTGGTGTTGTCCGTGCACGACCTGCCACCTGCATCGCCCGCTGAGGGCCTCTCCCTGTGCTGGTGCGACATCCGCCTTGCGGTCCAGCCGGCATTGGCCGGGCTCAAGCACAGCAATCGGCTTGAGCAGGTGCTGGCGCGGATGGAGTGGGATGATCCCGCCATCCACGAGGGCCTGGTGCGCAGCAGCGAAGGCGACGTCGTCTGCGCCACCGCCGCCAACCTGTTCATCCTCCGCGATGGCAGCTGGCATACGCCGCCGCTCGATCGCTGCGGTGTGGCCGGGGTGTGCCGGGCCTGGGCGATGGAAGCGCTCGGCGCCGTCGAAACACGGTTGGATGTGACCGATGTCGAAACCGCGGAAGCGATTTTCCTGTGCAACGCCGTGCGGGGTATCCTGCCGGTCGCACGGCTCGGGGCGCGGTGCTGGGCGCCGCATCCGCAGATAAGCGCCCTGCAGGCGCGGCTCGCGGTCGAGGTTCCCGCATTCGCAGCCGCATTCACAATGGAGAGATCGTGA
- the tmk gene encoding dTMP kinase produces the protein MSLRDCPRLITLEGGEGAGKSSALDALARHLRDAGAEVVTTREPGGTPLAEQIRGLLLDTHHEPPAPETELLLMFAARAQHVRETVLPALERGAWVISDRFTDASFAYQGAARGGDAGFIAELERRVVGIRPGLTLLLDVPVAVGLERARRRGETDRIEGEQEAFFERVRASYLARARAEPDRFRVIDATRPMNAVAAEAVAHLQRQIEMTASDIAHG, from the coding sequence ATGAGCCTGCGCGACTGCCCACGACTCATCACTCTGGAAGGCGGCGAGGGCGCCGGCAAGTCGAGCGCGCTTGATGCACTCGCACGCCATCTGCGCGATGCCGGCGCGGAGGTCGTGACCACCCGAGAGCCCGGCGGCACTCCGCTGGCCGAACAGATCCGCGGCCTGTTGCTGGATACACATCACGAACCCCCGGCGCCGGAAACCGAGTTGCTGTTGATGTTCGCCGCCCGTGCCCAACACGTGCGCGAGACTGTGCTGCCCGCCCTCGAACGTGGCGCCTGGGTCATCAGCGACCGCTTCACCGACGCCAGTTTCGCCTACCAGGGCGCGGCGCGCGGCGGCGATGCCGGCTTCATCGCCGAGCTCGAGCGGCGCGTGGTCGGGATCCGTCCCGGCCTGACCCTGCTGCTGGACGTGCCTGTCGCTGTCGGACTGGAGCGTGCGCGCCGGCGCGGTGAAACCGATCGCATCGAGGGCGAGCAGGAGGCTTTCTTCGAACGTGTACGCGCCAGCTACCTCGCCCGTGCCAGGGCCGAACCGGATCGTTTCCGTGTCATCGATGCGACCCGGCCGATGAATGCGGTCGCCGCCGAGGCCGTCGCCCACCTGCAACGGCAGATCGAGATGACCGCTTCGGACATCGCCCATGGGTGA
- the fabF gene encoding beta-ketoacyl-ACP synthase II, giving the protein MSNRRRVVVTGLGIVSPLGNDLASSWDGIVNGRSGIGPITHFDASAFTTRISGEVRDFDVTRWVGAKDAKKMDPFIHYGVAASLMAMEDAGLVVDESNAERIGALIGSGIGGILGIEEQTIKYHEGGPRKVSPFYVPSTIINMLPGQVSLLTGIKGPNFSAVSACATANHSIGMAMRMIQHGDADVMIAGGAERGSTPTSVGGFCSMKAMSTRNDDPTRASRPWDSGRDGFVLGDGAGILILEEYEHAKARGARIYCELAGFGASSDAFHMTAPSENGEGPARCMAAAFKDAGITPDQVGYLNAHGTSTPLGDVAETLAIKRALGDHAYKTMVSSTKSMTGHLLGAAGGVEAIFSVLALHHGIIPPTINLDEPGEGCDLDYVPNTAREAKVDVTVSNGFGFGGTNGTLVFRRV; this is encoded by the coding sequence ATGTCCAATCGTCGTCGCGTCGTGGTTACCGGCCTGGGCATCGTGTCCCCGCTGGGCAACGACCTCGCCAGCAGTTGGGATGGCATCGTCAATGGCCGTTCCGGCATCGGCCCGATCACCCACTTCGACGCTTCCGCCTTCACCACCCGCATTTCAGGCGAGGTGCGCGACTTCGACGTCACCCGCTGGGTCGGCGCCAAGGACGCGAAGAAGATGGACCCGTTCATCCACTACGGCGTGGCCGCATCGCTGATGGCGATGGAGGACGCTGGCCTGGTCGTGGACGAGTCCAATGCCGAGCGCATCGGCGCGCTGATCGGCTCGGGCATCGGCGGCATCCTCGGCATCGAGGAGCAGACCATCAAGTACCACGAGGGCGGTCCGCGCAAGGTTTCGCCGTTCTACGTGCCCAGCACCATCATCAACATGCTGCCGGGGCAGGTGTCGCTGCTGACCGGCATCAAGGGCCCGAACTTCTCCGCGGTCTCGGCCTGCGCCACCGCGAACCATTCGATCGGCATGGCGATGCGCATGATCCAGCACGGCGACGCCGACGTGATGATCGCCGGCGGTGCGGAGCGCGGCTCCACGCCAACTTCGGTGGGCGGCTTCTGCTCGATGAAGGCGATGTCGACCCGCAACGACGACCCGACCCGGGCATCGCGTCCGTGGGACAGCGGCCGTGACGGTTTCGTGCTCGGCGATGGTGCTGGCATCCTGATCCTGGAGGAGTACGAGCACGCCAAGGCACGCGGAGCACGCATTTACTGCGAACTGGCCGGCTTCGGCGCATCCTCCGATGCGTTCCACATGACTGCGCCGAGCGAGAACGGCGAGGGTCCGGCCCGCTGCATGGCGGCGGCGTTCAAGGACGCCGGGATCACCCCGGACCAGGTGGGTTATCTCAATGCGCACGGCACCTCGACACCGCTGGGCGATGTGGCCGAGACGCTGGCGATCAAGCGTGCGCTGGGCGATCACGCGTACAAGACGATGGTCAGTTCGACCAAGTCGATGACCGGGCACCTGCTGGGGGCCGCCGGTGGCGTGGAAGCGATCTTCTCGGTGCTGGCGCTGCATCACGGCATCATCCCGCCGACGATCAACCTCGACGAGCCGGGCGAAGGTTGCGACCTCGACTACGTGCCGAACACCGCGCGCGAGGCGAAGGTCGACGTCACGGTGTCGAACGGCTTCGGCTTCGGCGGCACCAACGGCACGTTGGTGTTCCGTCGAGTCTGA
- the rpoE gene encoding RNA polymerase sigma factor RpoE: MAENKLAQDTAQGQDASLDQDLVRRVQQGDSAAFDALVRKYQHRIVGLIGRYIPDWSECQDVAQETFMRAYRALPNFRGDAQFYTWLHRIAVNTAKNHLAAQNRRPPTDDVDAADAEQFDGGIRLRDTDTPEHELMRQEVERAVMETVQSLPGELATAITLREVEGLSYEEIASRMDCPIGTVRSRIFRAREAIDERLRPLLDATSVRERTH; encoded by the coding sequence ATGGCCGAAAACAAACTCGCTCAAGACACTGCCCAGGGGCAGGATGCGTCGCTCGACCAGGACTTGGTCAGGCGCGTCCAGCAGGGCGACAGCGCGGCGTTCGATGCCCTGGTGCGGAAGTACCAGCACCGGATCGTCGGGTTGATCGGGCGTTACATCCCCGACTGGAGCGAATGCCAGGACGTGGCCCAGGAAACTTTCATGCGCGCCTATCGCGCGCTGCCGAATTTCCGTGGCGACGCCCAGTTCTATACCTGGTTGCACCGGATCGCCGTGAACACTGCCAAAAACCACCTCGCAGCGCAGAACCGCAGGCCGCCGACGGACGACGTCGACGCGGCCGATGCCGAACAGTTCGATGGCGGCATCCGGCTCCGTGATACCGATACCCCGGAACACGAGCTCATGCGCCAGGAGGTCGAGCGCGCGGTGATGGAGACGGTACAGTCCCTTCCCGGGGAGCTGGCCACCGCGATTACCTTGCGCGAGGTCGAGGGCTTGAGCTACGAAGAAATCGCCAGCCGGATGGACTGCCCGATCGGCACCGTGCGTTCGCGGATCTTCCGTGCCCGCGAAGCCATCGATGAAAGGCTGCGTCCGCTGCTGGACGCCACTTCCGTCCGCGAACGTACTCACTGA